One region of Cobetia sp. cqz5-12 genomic DNA includes:
- a CDS encoding aspartate aminotransferase family protein, with translation MEKVRGILDQNAFSMAHIDKADARIGALVRKRLETVGPTSMLFYEEPLHIVRGERVWLFDDQGKRYLDVYNNVPSIGHCHPRVVQAVAEQMGTLNVHNRYLHEGIHRYAERLLDTLPRALNRLVMMCTGSESNDMALRLARGWTGRQGIIVTEAAYHGNTAAVTEVSPSSYKQGTPPDHVHILPISRMSEQADPAAWFAEQVRYGIEQLEARGHGCAALLVDSIFSSDGIYADPAGFLKPAVELLQSRGGLFISDEVQPGFGRTGQEMWGFSRHGVTPDVVTMGKPMGNGFPMSGLAAREELLAVLNADVGYFNTFGGSPVAVAAGTAVLDVIAEEDLMANAERQGEYFKRQLQDIQARFEEVSDVRGAGLFLGLDLCDPTRDGAPDAQRTTALINDLKRNGVLIGGAGKSGSTLKIRPPLCIERSEADLFLDRFEQSLRTTAR, from the coding sequence ATGGAAAAGGTACGCGGGATTCTGGATCAGAACGCCTTCAGCATGGCGCATATCGACAAGGCAGATGCGCGAATCGGCGCCCTGGTACGCAAGCGGCTGGAAACGGTAGGGCCGACGTCCATGCTCTTCTATGAGGAGCCGCTGCACATCGTCCGGGGCGAGCGGGTCTGGTTGTTCGATGATCAAGGCAAGCGCTACCTGGATGTCTACAACAATGTGCCGTCCATCGGCCACTGCCATCCTCGCGTGGTCCAGGCGGTCGCTGAACAGATGGGGACCCTCAACGTGCACAACCGCTATCTGCACGAAGGCATCCATCGCTATGCCGAGCGCCTGCTGGACACGCTGCCGCGCGCGCTCAATCGACTGGTGATGATGTGTACCGGCAGTGAAAGCAACGACATGGCGCTGAGGCTGGCGCGTGGCTGGACGGGCCGGCAGGGGATCATCGTCACCGAGGCGGCCTACCACGGCAACACGGCCGCCGTGACGGAAGTCTCACCGTCTTCCTACAAGCAGGGAACACCGCCGGATCATGTGCATATCCTGCCGATCTCCCGGATGAGTGAGCAGGCAGACCCGGCCGCCTGGTTCGCCGAGCAGGTGCGGTACGGCATCGAACAGCTGGAGGCGAGGGGGCATGGATGCGCGGCGCTGCTGGTCGACTCCATCTTCTCGAGCGATGGCATCTATGCAGACCCCGCAGGTTTCCTGAAGCCCGCGGTCGAACTCCTGCAGTCCCGTGGCGGCCTGTTCATCTCCGATGAGGTCCAGCCCGGCTTCGGGCGCACGGGGCAGGAGATGTGGGGCTTCTCGCGCCACGGCGTGACGCCGGATGTGGTGACCATGGGCAAACCGATGGGCAACGGCTTCCCGATGTCCGGGCTGGCGGCACGCGAGGAGTTGCTGGCGGTCCTGAACGCCGATGTGGGCTACTTCAATACCTTCGGCGGCTCACCGGTCGCCGTGGCGGCGGGCACGGCGGTGCTGGACGTGATCGCCGAGGAAGACCTGATGGCCAATGCAGAGCGTCAGGGCGAGTACTTCAAGCGACAGCTGCAGGACATCCAGGCACGTTTCGAGGAGGTGAGTGATGTGCGGGGCGCCGGGTTGTTCCTGGGGCTGGACCTCTGTGACCCGACGCGTGACGGAGCGCCGGACGCCCAGCGCACCACGGCGTTGATCAACGACCTCAAGCGCAATGGCGTGTTGATCGGCGGGGCCGGCAAGTCCGGCAGTACCTTGAAGATTCGCCCGCCACTGTGCATCGAACGCTCGGAAGCCGACCTCTTCCTGGACAGGTTCGAGCAATCCTTGAGAACGACTGCCAGGTAA
- a CDS encoding TonB-dependent receptor domain-containing protein, with amino-acid sequence MVTASGYEQVISDAPASISVITGEQLNKQSYTDITDAMDNVPGVYVTGGGNSQDISIRGMDNSYTLYMIDGRPLSAGRSVNTNGNDEGKQIGLPPISMIERVEVIRGPMSSLYGSQAMGGVINIITKKVADDWSGSVTTEYTHSLNDISNDGQQLSFYTSGPLIDGLLGLKVHGNWTGYEESDYQGSDDNAESTPDSDILQGGAEFTLTPDEDNAFTLGYTASKKEYTHNAGVSIADDSDTSRYRYDKDVYTLGHKGSYGSFLTDTYLQHDISENVLDSDDEKREEVTTFNNQTTYFWGDHMLTFGGQYKFEQLTDETNGLLASNVPGAVDNVDRWIAALFVEMEWSLTEDLNVTTGLRYDDDELFGGHLSPRVYANYHLDPQWTLKGGVSTGYSQPSLSAATEGFGRRTGQGSAIIIGNEELDPETSTNYELGTVFQNQSGTLSAGATLFYTQFKDKISEDRLCQGPDEGFSDPAFRECSYAGTDYYFVSTYRNIDEAVMQGIELSLDYAITPSVNLSSSYTYTDSEQKSGEFKGEPLNKIPEHMLNVALDWQATHDLNLWAQGNYRGETSDYLSRTSMSEGTPSYTFFDVGVVYALNENARVKAGLYNIADKEVTNDTYGVVLDGRRLNLGLTMDF; translated from the coding sequence GTGGTGACAGCTTCAGGCTACGAACAGGTGATCTCGGATGCCCCTGCCAGTATCTCGGTCATTACCGGCGAGCAGCTCAACAAGCAGTCGTACACGGACATCACAGATGCCATGGATAATGTGCCTGGCGTCTATGTCACGGGGGGCGGGAATTCTCAGGACATCAGTATTCGAGGGATGGACAACAGCTACACGCTTTACATGATCGATGGCCGCCCTCTGTCGGCTGGCCGCTCCGTCAATACCAATGGCAATGATGAAGGCAAGCAGATTGGCCTCCCCCCAATCTCGATGATCGAGCGAGTGGAAGTGATTCGCGGACCGATGTCATCGCTGTACGGCTCACAAGCCATGGGCGGCGTCATCAACATCATCACCAAGAAGGTGGCGGATGATTGGTCAGGGTCTGTCACGACAGAATATACCCACTCGCTCAACGACATCAGCAACGACGGGCAGCAGCTGAGTTTCTATACCAGCGGGCCGCTCATCGATGGCCTGCTCGGTCTGAAGGTCCACGGCAACTGGACCGGTTACGAAGAAAGCGATTACCAGGGCAGTGATGACAATGCCGAAAGCACGCCTGACAGCGATATTCTTCAAGGGGGGGCCGAATTCACGCTGACCCCAGATGAGGATAATGCGTTCACGCTCGGCTACACCGCATCCAAGAAGGAATATACCCACAATGCCGGCGTGAGCATTGCGGATGATTCCGACACCAGTCGCTATCGCTATGACAAGGACGTCTACACCCTCGGTCACAAGGGGAGTTACGGCAGCTTCCTCACAGACACCTATCTACAACACGACATTTCGGAAAACGTGCTGGATTCCGATGACGAAAAGCGTGAAGAAGTCACCACATTCAACAACCAGACCACATACTTCTGGGGCGATCATATGCTGACCTTCGGCGGTCAGTACAAATTCGAGCAGCTGACGGATGAAACCAATGGCTTGCTGGCCTCAAATGTCCCGGGGGCTGTTGATAACGTCGATCGCTGGATTGCCGCACTATTCGTCGAGATGGAATGGAGTCTGACCGAGGACCTCAACGTCACCACCGGCTTGCGCTACGACGATGACGAGCTGTTTGGCGGACATCTCTCGCCACGCGTCTATGCCAATTATCACCTTGATCCGCAATGGACGCTCAAGGGCGGGGTCTCCACGGGCTACAGCCAACCGAGTCTATCCGCTGCGACAGAGGGATTCGGTCGTCGGACCGGCCAAGGCAGTGCCATCATCATCGGCAACGAGGAGCTGGATCCGGAAACCAGCACCAACTACGAGCTGGGCACCGTCTTCCAGAACCAGTCTGGCACGCTCAGCGCCGGCGCCACCCTGTTCTACACCCAGTTCAAGGACAAGATCTCCGAAGACCGCCTCTGCCAGGGCCCGGATGAAGGTTTCTCCGATCCCGCCTTCCGCGAGTGCAGCTATGCCGGCACTGACTACTATTTCGTCAGCACCTACCGCAACATCGACGAAGCTGTCATGCAGGGCATCGAGCTGTCACTGGACTATGCCATCACGCCAAGCGTGAACCTTAGCTCCAGCTACACCTACACCGACTCCGAGCAGAAAAGTGGTGAATTCAAGGGCGAGCCCTTGAACAAGATCCCGGAACATATGCTCAACGTAGCGCTGGACTGGCAAGCCACTCACGACCTCAATCTGTGGGCACAGGGGAACTACCGTGGCGAAACCAGTGATTACCTGTCACGTACCAGCATGAGCGAAGGCACGCCGAGCTATACCTTCTTCGATGTAGGTGTCGTCTATGCCTTGAACGAGAACGCTCGCGTCAAGGCAGGCCTCTACAACATCGCTGACAAGGAAGTCACCAATGACACCTACGGCGTGGTGCTGGATGGCCGACGGTTGAACCTTGGGCTGACCATGGACTTCTGA
- a CDS encoding ABC transporter substrate-binding protein, whose product MSLDWGAADTLDELGLAEHLVGVPHQSAPAYVSHLVEGRADIGGLKEPDVEVIAGLEPDLILVTGRQSGSLEALKAVAETRDVTLEEGSYFEALSGKVLSLASPYHAEEKAREKLAALESDIATAREGLAEDLDALVVIHNDGRYVLRQEPIVTELLQIDQPALPDSVEPVSRGARTFYPLTPANIAEMAPDALYVVDRSAAIGQTPMDADALKSALADAGGADIGVTVLSPGLWYLSGNGLQSVRAQMNEILEGL is encoded by the coding sequence GTGAGTTTGGACTGGGGTGCTGCCGATACGCTGGATGAGCTGGGATTAGCCGAGCACCTCGTCGGGGTACCACATCAGTCTGCGCCCGCCTATGTGTCACACCTGGTCGAAGGTCGGGCAGATATCGGCGGGCTCAAGGAGCCTGATGTCGAGGTGATCGCGGGATTGGAGCCGGACCTGATTCTGGTCACCGGTCGTCAATCTGGATCACTTGAGGCGCTCAAGGCTGTAGCGGAGACGCGAGATGTCACTCTCGAAGAAGGCAGCTACTTCGAAGCACTGAGCGGCAAGGTACTGAGCTTGGCGTCCCCGTATCATGCTGAGGAAAAGGCACGTGAGAAGCTGGCAGCGCTCGAGTCGGATATCGCGACGGCGCGTGAAGGGCTGGCGGAAGATCTTGACGCGTTGGTCGTGATCCATAACGACGGTCGTTATGTTCTGCGCCAGGAGCCGATTGTCACTGAGCTGCTGCAGATCGATCAGCCGGCGCTGCCTGACTCCGTGGAGCCGGTCAGCCGTGGTGCGCGTACTTTCTACCCGCTGACGCCAGCGAATATTGCCGAGATGGCGCCGGATGCTCTGTATGTGGTTGATCGCAGTGCTGCCATTGGCCAGACCCCGATGGATGCTGACGCGCTTAAGTCCGCGCTGGCCGATGCTGGCGGTGCGGATATTGGTGTCACCGTGCTATCCCCGGGGCTTTGGTATCTCTCCGGCAATGGCTTGCAGAGTGTGCGTGCCCAGATGAATGAGATTCTCGAAGGGCTGTAA
- a CDS encoding LacI family DNA-binding transcriptional regulator: MNSVTLDDVARHAGVSPATVSRYLNNPDIVSERTKLKIEKSISTTGYVPHAAARALASNKSRMIGAIVPSLDNTLFGHSLEEFHQYISNSGYTMVAASSRYDVEEEREQIIQMVAHGVDALLLVGLSRDDGIYDLLNAKGIPYVINWSIDTTLRHPCIGFDNHDAASKVAQYLLDLGHRDFAMISGRLEGNDRAQHRLRGIRETLAEHGIVMPDTSVIQSPFGVKHGQQGFRELMSRDSKPTAIICGSDPFAYGAIFESRIMGIDVPREVSITGFDDTWLAEHLTPALTTLRTPQRRMGVLAAEYLIARLKEKAHPVPALLDVELVVRDSCAPPRS, from the coding sequence ATGAATAGTGTGACACTTGACGATGTGGCAAGACACGCGGGCGTGTCGCCGGCGACGGTTTCGCGGTATCTCAATAACCCAGATATCGTCAGTGAGCGCACCAAGCTCAAGATAGAGAAGTCGATTTCGACGACTGGCTACGTCCCACATGCCGCGGCGCGTGCCCTGGCATCCAACAAGTCACGCATGATCGGCGCTATCGTCCCGTCATTGGATAACACACTTTTCGGCCACTCACTCGAAGAGTTTCATCAGTATATTTCCAATTCCGGCTATACCATGGTGGCGGCGTCGTCTCGCTATGATGTCGAGGAAGAGCGTGAACAGATCATCCAGATGGTGGCGCATGGCGTGGATGCATTACTGTTGGTAGGCCTGTCACGGGATGACGGTATCTATGACCTTCTCAACGCGAAGGGCATCCCCTATGTCATCAACTGGTCCATCGATACGACATTGCGACACCCCTGCATCGGCTTCGATAATCACGATGCTGCCAGCAAGGTGGCTCAGTACCTGTTGGACTTAGGGCACCGCGACTTCGCGATGATTTCTGGCCGGCTGGAAGGCAATGATCGTGCGCAGCACCGCTTGCGGGGGATACGGGAGACATTGGCTGAACATGGAATCGTCATGCCCGATACGTCTGTTATACAGAGTCCCTTCGGCGTGAAGCATGGCCAGCAGGGGTTTCGGGAGCTGATGTCACGCGACAGCAAGCCAACCGCCATCATCTGTGGCTCGGACCCCTTTGCTTACGGGGCGATCTTCGAAAGCAGAATCATGGGCATCGATGTGCCGCGGGAGGTCTCCATCACCGGCTTTGATGACACCTGGCTGGCCGAGCACCTGACGCCGGCCCTGACGACGTTGCGAACACCGCAACGTCGGATGGGGGTACTGGCTGCGGAATATCTGATCGCACGACTGAAGGAGAAGGCGCATCCGGTTCCCGCCTTGCTGGACGTCGAGCTGGTAGTACGCGACTCCTGTGCGCCCCCACGTTCCTGA
- a CDS encoding GcvT family protein, whose amino-acid sequence MKTHAKVVVIGGGIGGCSTLYHLTKEGWTDVVLVERNELTSGTTWHSAAQVTNFGAVQTMVGLKSHSIKLYKELSQDPDHPINYHHATGGIRLASTQEHMDGYKHFISLAKGMGVDFELIDAQECAKRHPLLEADEELLGGLWDPLDGDIDPAQLTQALARGARKAGAEIYRHNPVENVYQKPNGEWVVQTKNGDITCEIIVNACGYRVNEVGKMLGVEYPVISMEHMYFLTESLPELEAREERVPLLRDPRDDFYSRQEKKGLLVGIYEQRCKTWGMDGIDPNFVNALCPDDLDRCLDNMERVFKRMPCLERTGIHSIINGPITYSADGNPLVGKTPGLTNAYSIIGLRAGLGEGGGHGKILAELIVHGESEWDTWCLDPARFTGHANTEFTALKAIEDYQNEFRFHMPHEHRDAGRLAKTTPLYSVLKEKGAEFGTVNGWERALFYKPTPDFEFKHSFRFTEVDKIVAEEVRAVHENVGLMEVSGFNRYEIKGPKAAEWLDSLMCGNVPKKVGRVGLCYFLTDKGNVAGEATLAKLADDRFWYGSAAAAEYHDMEWLKAHLPDCGVELVPMTNSHTILVVSGPKSRDLLASLSPRTDWSNQAFPWLTAKKVYIGHAEAMALRVSFSGELGWELHVPNEQLYLAYKLLDEAGQAFDLKPFGSLATESMRLEKSYRHWKADLITEFDPFESDLGRFVKMDKPTFPGKEALLAKEGKPMRRKFVTLVVDCQHAAAHPGDSIYADGKVVGTVTSAGYGYRVDKNIAMGFVNPEHAEGGADLHVDIIGEQHAARVVAGPLLDPDNALLKS is encoded by the coding sequence ATGAAGACACATGCAAAAGTCGTCGTTATCGGCGGTGGGATTGGCGGTTGCAGCACGCTGTATCACCTGACCAAGGAAGGGTGGACAGACGTGGTGCTGGTGGAGCGCAACGAACTGACCTCAGGGACGACCTGGCATTCTGCTGCACAGGTGACCAATTTCGGCGCGGTTCAGACGATGGTGGGACTGAAGAGTCACAGCATCAAGCTCTACAAGGAACTGTCCCAGGACCCGGATCACCCCATCAATTACCACCATGCCACCGGGGGGATCCGCCTGGCGTCGACCCAGGAACATATGGATGGCTATAAGCACTTTATCTCCCTGGCCAAGGGCATGGGGGTCGACTTTGAGCTGATCGATGCTCAGGAGTGTGCCAAGCGTCACCCGCTGCTAGAGGCCGATGAAGAGCTCTTGGGCGGCCTTTGGGATCCACTCGATGGCGATATTGATCCGGCCCAGCTGACCCAGGCGCTGGCACGTGGGGCGCGTAAAGCCGGGGCGGAGATCTATCGCCACAACCCAGTGGAGAATGTCTATCAGAAACCCAATGGCGAGTGGGTCGTCCAGACCAAGAATGGCGATATCACCTGCGAGATCATCGTCAATGCTTGCGGGTACCGGGTAAACGAAGTCGGCAAGATGCTAGGTGTCGAGTACCCCGTTATCTCAATGGAGCACATGTATTTCCTGACCGAGTCGCTACCCGAGCTGGAAGCCCGCGAGGAACGTGTCCCGTTGCTGCGTGACCCGCGTGATGATTTCTACAGCCGTCAGGAGAAGAAAGGTCTGCTGGTCGGTATCTACGAACAACGCTGCAAGACCTGGGGCATGGACGGTATCGACCCCAACTTCGTCAATGCCCTGTGCCCAGATGATCTGGACCGCTGCCTGGACAACATGGAGCGTGTCTTCAAGCGCATGCCATGTCTGGAGCGCACCGGGATTCACAGCATCATCAATGGCCCCATCACCTATTCTGCCGATGGCAACCCGCTGGTCGGCAAGACCCCGGGGCTGACCAATGCCTATTCCATCATCGGCCTGCGTGCCGGGCTGGGTGAAGGTGGCGGTCACGGCAAGATTCTGGCCGAACTCATCGTGCATGGTGAATCCGAGTGGGACACCTGGTGTCTGGACCCGGCGCGCTTCACCGGTCATGCCAATACCGAGTTCACCGCGCTGAAGGCGATCGAGGACTATCAGAATGAATTCCGCTTCCACATGCCGCATGAGCATCGTGACGCGGGACGTCTGGCCAAGACCACGCCGTTGTATTCCGTGTTGAAGGAGAAGGGGGCCGAGTTCGGCACCGTCAATGGCTGGGAGCGTGCACTGTTCTACAAGCCGACGCCGGACTTCGAGTTCAAGCACAGCTTCCGCTTTACCGAGGTGGACAAGATCGTCGCCGAAGAGGTCAGGGCGGTGCATGAAAATGTCGGCCTGATGGAAGTCAGCGGTTTCAACCGCTACGAGATCAAGGGGCCCAAGGCGGCAGAATGGCTGGATAGCCTGATGTGCGGCAATGTGCCGAAGAAAGTCGGCCGTGTGGGGCTGTGCTACTTCCTGACCGACAAGGGCAATGTCGCCGGTGAGGCGACGCTGGCCAAGTTGGCCGATGATCGCTTCTGGTACGGCTCTGCCGCCGCCGCCGAATATCACGACATGGAATGGCTGAAAGCGCACCTGCCGGATTGTGGTGTCGAGCTGGTCCCCATGACCAATTCACACACCATCCTGGTCGTGAGCGGGCCGAAGTCACGTGATCTGTTGGCCTCTCTCTCGCCTCGCACCGACTGGAGCAACCAGGCATTCCCGTGGCTGACGGCCAAGAAGGTCTATATCGGTCATGCCGAGGCCATGGCGCTGCGGGTGAGCTTCAGCGGGGAACTGGGTTGGGAGCTGCACGTCCCCAACGAGCAACTCTATCTGGCCTACAAGCTGCTGGATGAAGCAGGACAAGCCTTTGATCTGAAGCCCTTCGGCTCACTGGCCACGGAATCCATGCGTCTCGAGAAGAGCTATCGCCACTGGAAAGCCGATCTGATCACCGAATTTGATCCCTTCGAGAGTGACCTGGGCCGCTTCGTGAAGATGGACAAGCCGACCTTCCCGGGCAAGGAAGCGCTGCTGGCCAAGGAAGGCAAGCCGATGCGCCGCAAGTTCGTCACTCTGGTGGTCGATTGTCAGCATGCTGCCGCGCACCCGGGTGATTCCATCTACGCCGATGGCAAGGTGGTCGGCACCGTGACATCGGCTGGCTACGGCTATCGGGTCGACAAGAACATCGCCATGGGCTTCGTGAACCCGGAGCACGCTGAAGGGGGCGCGGATCTGCATGTCGACATCATCGGTGAGCAGCATGCGGCACGTGTCGTGGCGGGGCCATTGCTCGATCCCGACAATGCGTTGCTCAAATCATGA
- a CDS encoding electron transfer flavoprotein subunit beta/FixA family protein, with translation MKILVGVKRVIDHNVQVRVKADGSGVDLDNIKMAINPFDEVAVEQAITLKEAGVAEEVIVVSIGPDKSQETLRQALAVGADRAVHVPFDGSTESLSVAKVFKALVEREGVDLVMLGKQAIDDDCNQTAQMLGAMMDWPQGTFASTLTTTDGALEVVREVDNGLETLALSLPAVVSVDLRLNEPRYASLPAIMKAKKKPLETVEASELGVDLTPRLELVSMSEMPARESGGVLVNSAGELVEKLKNEATVI, from the coding sequence ATGAAGATTCTGGTAGGTGTCAAACGTGTCATCGATCACAACGTACAAGTCAGGGTCAAGGCCGATGGCTCCGGGGTGGATCTCGATAACATCAAGATGGCCATCAACCCCTTTGATGAGGTGGCCGTCGAACAGGCCATCACACTGAAGGAAGCCGGCGTCGCCGAGGAAGTCATCGTCGTCTCCATCGGGCCGGACAAGTCCCAGGAAACGCTGCGCCAGGCACTGGCAGTCGGGGCCGACAGGGCCGTTCATGTGCCCTTCGACGGGAGTACCGAGTCGCTGTCAGTGGCCAAGGTCTTCAAGGCGCTGGTCGAGCGGGAAGGGGTGGACCTGGTGATGCTGGGCAAGCAGGCCATCGATGATGACTGCAATCAGACCGCCCAGATGCTGGGCGCCATGATGGACTGGCCGCAAGGCACCTTCGCCTCGACGTTGACCACGACGGACGGTGCGCTGGAAGTCGTGCGCGAGGTCGACAATGGCCTGGAAACGTTGGCGTTGTCCTTGCCGGCGGTGGTCAGTGTGGACCTGCGTCTGAATGAGCCGCGTTATGCCTCACTCCCGGCGATCATGAAAGCCAAGAAAAAGCCGCTGGAAACCGTGGAGGCCAGTGAGCTGGGCGTGGACCTCACGCCACGACTCGAGCTGGTGTCGATGAGCGAGATGCCGGCACGCGAATCCGGGGGAGTGTTGGTCAATTCGGCCGGCGAACTCGTGGAAAAACTCAAAAACGAAGCCACCGTCATTTAA
- a CDS encoding electron transfer flavoprotein subunit alpha/FixB family protein — protein MSILVIVDHDNREIASATLNTLTAAHQLGSDIDLLIMGHDCEAVTQAAARFSGVRQVMTVDAAQFALPAAEDMAPIVKGCAEGCTHMLAPANSFGKNLMPRVAALLDVAQLSDISAVVDANTFERPIYAGNVLATYRSQEATKVITVRSTKFEAFSEMEGSAECVALPAPSPQEKARVMGRSAPQSEGPELATARVVISGGRGMGNGENFAMLDSVANKMGAAVGASRAAVDAGFVPNDYQVGQTGKVVAPELYIAVGISGAIQHLAGMKDAKVIVAVNKDPDAPIFQVADYGIVGDLFEVMPQFDSAL, from the coding sequence ATGTCGATTCTTGTCATCGTGGATCACGATAATCGTGAAATTGCCTCGGCCACTCTCAATACACTGACGGCGGCACATCAGCTAGGCAGTGATATCGACCTGCTGATTATGGGGCATGACTGTGAGGCAGTCACCCAGGCGGCCGCTCGGTTCAGTGGAGTTCGTCAGGTAATGACGGTAGACGCTGCACAATTCGCGCTGCCGGCAGCAGAAGATATGGCACCGATCGTCAAGGGGTGTGCAGAGGGCTGCACACACATGCTGGCCCCAGCCAACAGCTTCGGCAAGAACCTGATGCCGCGAGTGGCGGCGCTGCTCGATGTCGCGCAACTCTCCGACATCAGTGCAGTAGTGGACGCCAATACCTTCGAGCGTCCCATCTATGCCGGAAACGTGCTGGCGACCTATCGCAGCCAGGAGGCGACCAAGGTCATTACCGTACGCAGCACCAAGTTCGAGGCCTTCAGTGAAATGGAGGGCAGCGCAGAGTGTGTGGCATTGCCGGCGCCGTCACCGCAAGAGAAAGCCCGGGTCATGGGGCGCTCCGCGCCACAATCCGAGGGCCCGGAGCTCGCCACCGCCCGTGTGGTCATTTCAGGCGGGCGCGGCATGGGGAACGGTGAGAACTTCGCAATGCTCGATAGCGTGGCCAACAAGATGGGGGCTGCCGTGGGGGCCTCGCGTGCTGCAGTGGACGCCGGCTTCGTTCCCAACGACTACCAGGTTGGCCAGACCGGCAAGGTGGTCGCACCTGAGCTTTACATTGCTGTAGGCATCTCCGGCGCCATTCAGCACCTGGCAGGCATGAAAGACGCCAAGGTCATCGTGGCCGTCAACAAGGATCCGGATGCCCCGATCTTCCAGGTCGCTGACTACGGCATCGTAGGTGATCTCTTCGAGGTCATGCCGCAATTCGATTCCGCTCTCTAA
- the purU gene encoding formyltetrahydrofolate deformylase, translated as MKNKNSYILKVSCPGRVGIVAALGNFMSDRGCFIKELHQFDDQETGRFFSTIEFVFEGDRTFTVDQLKAAFEVTAMSFDMEWEIHDASERAKVLIMVSKYDHCLRDLLYRRATGELMIDITAIVSNHEDLREMAEREGIEFIHLPVTKETKPQQESRLLEIVRGTDTELVVLARYMQILSDTLSKELEGRCINIHHSFLPGFKGAKPYYQAYDRGVKLIGATAHYVTGDLDEGPIIEQMVERVDHAHDPKHLTQVGRDMEAQALARAVKYHVSHRVFQNGLRTVVF; from the coding sequence ATGAAAAACAAGAATTCCTACATCCTAAAAGTCTCCTGCCCAGGGCGTGTCGGCATCGTGGCGGCACTGGGCAACTTCATGTCCGACCGTGGTTGCTTCATCAAGGAACTGCATCAATTCGATGACCAGGAAACCGGTCGCTTCTTCTCGACCATCGAGTTTGTCTTTGAAGGGGATCGCACCTTCACGGTCGACCAGTTGAAGGCGGCCTTTGAAGTCACTGCCATGAGTTTCGACATGGAGTGGGAAATCCATGATGCCTCGGAACGCGCCAAGGTGCTGATCATGGTGTCCAAATATGATCACTGTCTGCGTGACTTGCTGTATCGCCGTGCGACCGGCGAACTCATGATCGACATCACGGCCATCGTGTCCAATCACGAAGACCTGCGGGAGATGGCTGAGCGCGAAGGCATCGAATTCATTCATCTGCCAGTGACCAAGGAGACCAAGCCGCAACAAGAATCGCGCCTGCTGGAAATCGTCCGTGGCACTGATACGGAATTGGTCGTCCTCGCACGTTACATGCAGATTCTCTCCGACACGCTAAGTAAGGAGCTGGAAGGGCGCTGCATCAATATTCACCACTCCTTCCTGCCCGGCTTCAAAGGGGCTAAGCCGTATTACCAGGCCTACGATCGTGGTGTGAAGCTGATCGGAGCTACCGCACATTATGTGACGGGAGACCTGGACGAAGGTCCCATCATCGAGCAGATGGTCGAGCGGGTCGACCATGCCCATGATCCGAAGCATCTCACCCAGGTCGGGCGTGACATGGAAGCGCAGGCGCTGGCGCGCGCTGTCAAATATCACGTCTCGCATCGTGTCTTCCAGAATGGGTTGAGAACTGTCGTGTTCTGA